A stretch of bacterium HR17 DNA encodes these proteins:
- the pstS_2 gene encoding Phosphate-binding protein PstS produces the protein MRKRWRNLVGAALLITVSVLTIFTLSVVSQTQLSGRVEVDGSGTVYPLTEAVAEEFQRKYPQVRVTVGNSGTGAGFRKFARGETDISNASRPIKASEDAECRKNNITYIELPVAYDALAVVVNPANNWVKYLTVEELKRIWEPAAQGKITRWSQVRKGFPDRPLKLYGPNTAHGTFDFFTAAVVGKEGASRGDYMANADYNVEVQGIASDPNALGYLGYAYYAENRTRLKLVAVQCRCHNGGKPALPSPKTVAEGRYHLARPLFIYVNRKSADRPEVKAFVEFYLRNAALLAKEVGYVPLPQRAYRLAMRRFQKRVVGSVFGAKGSQVGVSLEKLLAQEEAKTK, from the coding sequence ATGCGCAAGCGATGGCGCAACTTGGTCGGTGCAGCGCTGTTGATTACCGTCTCGGTGTTGACAATTTTCACCCTTTCGGTCGTCAGCCAAACTCAACTTTCGGGGCGGGTGGAAGTTGACGGCTCTGGGACGGTCTACCCGTTGACAGAAGCCGTCGCAGAAGAGTTTCAGAGGAAGTATCCGCAGGTCAGGGTCACCGTCGGTAACTCAGGGACAGGCGCCGGATTTAGAAAGTTCGCCCGCGGCGAGACAGACATAAGTAATGCGTCCCGTCCTATCAAGGCATCCGAGGACGCGGAGTGCCGCAAAAACAACATCACTTACATTGAACTGCCCGTCGCTTACGATGCCCTCGCCGTTGTCGTTAACCCTGCCAACAATTGGGTCAAATATTTGACCGTTGAGGAACTCAAGCGCATCTGGGAGCCAGCGGCGCAAGGCAAAATCACTCGTTGGTCGCAGGTGCGCAAAGGTTTCCCCGACCGACCGCTCAAACTTTACGGTCCGAACACCGCGCACGGAACCTTTGACTTTTTCACCGCCGCCGTCGTCGGCAAAGAAGGCGCCAGCCGAGGTGACTACATGGCAAATGCCGACTACAATGTGGAGGTGCAAGGTATCGCTTCTGATCCGAACGCGCTGGGCTACTTGGGCTATGCCTACTACGCCGAAAACCGCACCCGATTGAAGTTGGTGGCAGTTCAGTGCCGTTGTCATAACGGCGGAAAGCCAGCGCTGCCGTCGCCCAAGACCGTCGCGGAAGGGCGTTACCACCTCGCCCGTCCGTTGTTCATCTATGTCAATCGCAAATCAGCGGACCGCCCTGAGGTGAAGGCGTTTGTGGAGTTTTACCTGCGCAACGCGGCACTGTTGGCGAAAGAAGTCGGCTATGTGCCGTTGCCCCAGCGCGCCTATCGGTTAGCGATGCGGCGGTTCCAAAAGCGCGTTGTGGGCTCCGTCTTCGGGGCGAAGGGATCACAGGTGGGCGTTAGCCTTGAGAAGTTACTGGCGCAAGAAGAGGCAAAAACGAAGTGA
- the arsC gene encoding Glutaredoxin arsenate reductase — protein MPQRVLFVCTGNSARSQMAEGFARAMGMEAFSAGTHPKGSVHPMAIAVMAEKGIDISHHQPKPLDLEFVKTVDLIVTVCGEADKECAQLPLPVPKIHWNLPDPAKEAGDENERLQAFRKVRDEIERLVGQLASQLRE, from the coding sequence ATGCCGCAACGAGTGTTGTTTGTTTGCACGGGCAACTCCGCCCGTAGCCAAATGGCGGAGGGCTTCGCGCGGGCGATGGGCATGGAAGCGTTCAGCGCAGGGACTCATCCCAAAGGCTCGGTCCACCCGATGGCGATCGCTGTCATGGCAGAGAAAGGTATTGACATTTCTCACCACCAGCCGAAGCCCCTTGACTTGGAATTTGTCAAAACCGTTGACTTGATTGTGACGGTTTGCGGTGAAGCGGACAAAGAATGCGCTCAATTACCCCTACCCGTCCCCAAAATCCACTGGAACTTGCCCGACCCGGCAAAGGAGGCGGGCGACGAAAACGAGCGGTTGCAAGCCTTTCGCAAGGTCCGCGACGAAATAGAACGATTGGTCGGTCAACTTGCCTCGCAACTGCGGGAGTGA